A stretch of the Polluticoccus soli genome encodes the following:
- a CDS encoding DMT family transporter, whose product MKKALLQIHAAVLLWGFTGVLGRAIDLSAPVLVWYRMLLTAVFMFVILQYRKQWLSIGRKDIAPMAAVGSLMALHWVAFYGSIKFSNASIALVCLSTASIFTSLLDPFVNKGKHDIYELLLGLLALAGVFLIYHTYRMEQSYVLGIIFGVIAAILSSVFTVINKRIANRYPARTIVFYEMSTGLVLLTLLMPIQLFYIPDTVILPSAMDWVWLVVLSLCCTVWAQSLAINALKHISSFTATLSVNLEPVYGIVLAFIFFKENKELHSGFYAGMALICLSVVLQTIRILRPKASPGYIKEKAGID is encoded by the coding sequence ATGAAAAAAGCACTTCTTCAAATTCACGCGGCTGTTCTGCTCTGGGGCTTTACCGGCGTCTTGGGCAGAGCTATCGATCTTAGCGCCCCGGTGTTGGTGTGGTACCGTATGCTGCTCACAGCAGTTTTCATGTTCGTAATACTGCAATACCGCAAACAATGGCTCAGCATAGGCCGCAAAGACATAGCACCTATGGCTGCAGTAGGCAGCCTGATGGCGCTGCACTGGGTGGCTTTTTACGGCTCTATCAAATTCTCCAATGCCTCGATCGCACTTGTCTGCCTGTCCACTGCGAGCATATTCACGTCACTGCTTGACCCTTTCGTAAATAAGGGGAAACATGATATATATGAGTTGCTGTTAGGCCTTCTGGCACTTGCAGGGGTATTCCTGATATACCATACTTACCGCATGGAGCAATCTTATGTACTGGGTATTATTTTCGGCGTAATAGCGGCCATTCTGAGCTCGGTTTTTACGGTTATCAACAAACGCATCGCCAACCGCTACCCTGCCCGCACCATTGTTTTCTACGAAATGTCGACGGGACTAGTGCTGCTTACCCTGCTGATGCCCATTCAGTTATTCTATATACCAGACACTGTGATCCTGCCATCGGCCATGGATTGGGTATGGCTGGTAGTTTTGAGTTTGTGCTGCACAGTGTGGGCACAGAGCCTGGCCATAAATGCACTAAAACACATCAGTTCCTTTACTGCTACGTTAAGCGTTAACCTCGAGCCGGTTTATGGTATTGTGCTTGCTTTTATCTTTTTTAAGGAGAACAAAGAGCTGCATAGCGGCTTTTACGCTGGCATGGCTTTGATATGCCTCTCGGTAGTTCTGCAAACCATACGTATCCTGCGGCCAAAAGCTTCTCCGGGATATATTAAAGAAAAAGCAGGGATAGATTAA
- a CDS encoding alpha-ketoacid dehydrogenase subunit alpha/beta encodes MLQEASTKKSARLSFEEFKLEVLNDFHMAVASREASLIGRREVLTGKAKFGIFGDGKELAQIAAAKCMQPGDVRSGYYRDQTLMFATGMSDIEKFFSQLYANPDVEHEPSTAGRMMNGHYGTRWVDDNGDWKDLTQTPQSSSDISPTAGQMVRALGLAQASKMYRNVEETKKGFEKFTKNGNEVVFCTIGDASTSEGLFWETVNAAGVLQVPLAIFVWDDGYGISVPRKYQTTKNSISEALAGMQWDDKKGGLNIYTVKGWDYPGMMQTFQQGIARVRETHIPAIFHVQEVTQPQGHSTSGSHERYKSKERLEWEKEWDCIAKMREFILENNIATEEEINKLEDTAKEEARTAKQRAWDNFITPIRQQVQQATNACNQVVYEGGANTEQIAALVQQLNAIKEPIRKDVMQTLRRVLGMCSGNSDAVRSLRNLYNNLMADNRDKFNSHLHSESPYSAMKVKEVAPVFTDASQSLNGYEILNKFFDLTFANNPAVVAFGEDLGKIGDVNQGFAGLQDKYGELRISDTGIREATIMGQGLGMAMRGLRPIAEIQYLDYLLYGLQPLSDDVATLQYRTKGGQKCPLIVRTRGHRLEGIWHSGSPIGMIINSIRGMHLCVPRNMTQAAGMYNTLLKSDEPGIVIECLNGYRLKEMMPDNLAEYTVPFGVPEVVREGTDITIVSYGSTLRVIEEAIVNYLEPLGISCEVVDVRTLLPFDINSMIVESLKKTNRIVFIDEDVPGGASAYMFQQVMEKQGGYQWLDVAPRTISAQAHRPAYATDGDYFSKPNAEDIAAIIEEMMAE; translated from the coding sequence ATGCTGCAGGAAGCCTCTACTAAAAAGTCCGCTAGGTTATCTTTTGAAGAATTTAAACTGGAAGTGCTGAACGATTTTCACATGGCGGTGGCCAGCCGTGAAGCAAGCCTTATCGGCCGTCGCGAAGTACTGACCGGAAAAGCCAAGTTTGGCATCTTTGGCGATGGCAAAGAACTGGCCCAGATAGCCGCGGCCAAATGCATGCAGCCCGGCGATGTACGTTCCGGCTACTATCGCGACCAGACGTTGATGTTTGCAACGGGCATGAGCGATATCGAAAAATTCTTTTCTCAGCTTTATGCCAACCCGGATGTGGAACATGAACCTTCTACCGCCGGCCGTATGATGAACGGTCACTACGGCACCCGCTGGGTAGATGATAATGGCGACTGGAAAGATCTTACCCAAACACCACAATCATCGAGCGACATTTCTCCTACTGCAGGACAAATGGTGCGCGCATTGGGTTTGGCCCAGGCATCTAAGATGTACCGCAATGTGGAGGAAACAAAAAAAGGCTTTGAGAAATTCACCAAGAACGGTAACGAGGTAGTATTCTGCACCATCGGTGATGCGTCTACTTCAGAAGGTCTGTTTTGGGAAACCGTGAACGCCGCCGGCGTATTGCAGGTACCTCTGGCGATCTTCGTGTGGGACGATGGTTACGGAATCTCTGTTCCGCGTAAATACCAGACAACCAAGAACTCGATATCTGAGGCCCTGGCAGGTATGCAATGGGATGATAAGAAAGGTGGCCTGAATATCTATACAGTAAAGGGCTGGGACTATCCCGGCATGATGCAAACCTTCCAGCAAGGTATTGCCCGCGTACGTGAAACACATATCCCTGCTATCTTCCACGTACAGGAAGTTACGCAACCTCAAGGCCACTCTACTTCAGGCTCACATGAGCGTTACAAAAGCAAAGAACGCCTGGAATGGGAAAAGGAATGGGATTGTATCGCTAAAATGCGCGAGTTTATCCTGGAGAATAATATCGCTACTGAAGAGGAGATCAATAAATTAGAAGATACTGCTAAGGAGGAAGCCCGTACTGCCAAACAACGCGCATGGGACAACTTCATCACCCCCATTCGCCAACAGGTGCAGCAAGCAACCAATGCCTGCAACCAGGTGGTGTATGAAGGTGGCGCTAATACAGAACAAATAGCTGCGCTGGTTCAACAGCTGAACGCAATAAAAGAACCTATCCGCAAAGACGTGATGCAGACACTGCGCCGCGTGCTAGGCATGTGCTCAGGTAACAGCGATGCAGTACGCAGCCTGCGCAACCTGTACAACAACCTGATGGCAGATAACAGGGACAAGTTCAACTCACATCTGCATTCAGAGTCGCCGTACAGCGCAATGAAGGTAAAAGAAGTAGCGCCAGTATTCACTGATGCATCGCAATCGCTGAATGGGTATGAGATACTGAATAAGTTCTTTGACCTAACCTTTGCCAACAATCCCGCTGTAGTAGCCTTCGGCGAAGACTTGGGTAAAATTGGTGACGTAAACCAGGGCTTCGCAGGATTGCAGGATAAATACGGAGAGCTGCGCATATCGGATACTGGTATCCGCGAAGCAACTATCATGGGTCAGGGCCTGGGTATGGCGATGCGTGGCCTGAGGCCTATAGCGGAGATCCAGTACCTGGATTACCTGCTGTACGGTTTGCAACCGTTGAGTGATGATGTGGCTACACTGCAATACCGCACCAAAGGCGGCCAAAAATGTCCGCTTATAGTACGTACACGTGGCCACAGGCTGGAAGGCATTTGGCACAGTGGTTCGCCGATAGGCATGATCATCAACTCTATTCGTGGTATGCACCTGTGTGTGCCTCGCAATATGACACAGGCGGCTGGTATGTACAACACCCTGCTGAAGAGCGATGAGCCCGGTATCGTGATCGAGTGCCTGAATGGTTACCGCCTGAAGGAAATGATGCCGGATAACCTGGCTGAGTATACAGTACCTTTCGGAGTGCCGGAAGTAGTGCGCGAAGGAACCGATATTACGATCGTTTCTTACGGCTCTACCCTGCGTGTCATCGAAGAGGCTATTGTCAACTACCTCGAACCACTGGGTATCTCTTGCGAAGTGGTTGACGTAAGAACACTGCTACCTTTCGACATCAACAGCATGATCGTTGAATCGTTGAAAAAGACGAACCGCATTGTGTTTATAGATGAAGACGTGCCCGGTGGTGCATCTGCCTACATGTTCCAACAGGTGATGGAAAAACAAGGGGGCTACCAATGGTTGGACGTAGCTCCGCGTACTATCAGCGCACAGGCGCACCGTCCAGCTTATGCGACAGACGGCGACTACTTCTCGAAACCAAATGCAGAAGATATCGCTGCGATCATCGAAGAAATGATGGCCGAATAG
- a CDS encoding GEVED domain-containing protein: MKKLYTFCRITALSTLLFSGSLKSNGQYCITNLYLTGCTNNDYIRSFRTSGGMGDIMNPSTGCSNTTNGYTYYSALSHTTSVGNNVNFSIVNNPFNNENYYFYVDWNADGDFTDAGETITTGTVPAGDSVTGSFPVPPGTTLGTKRMRARFVFNPTTPVTACSQENYGEIEDYNLNIVAPAPPCNSPSNATVSNITGVTADMTWTAVPGAIGYEWAITTSPTPPSSGTGSVTGTAIGTNTLTPNTTYYFHLRTKCSGFNQSSGWVTKTFTTTSAPACTAPSNFKVNDVTTNSVQFSWSPSSTAISYEYAITTTTNPPTTGIPTTQLSASISLLNSATKYYVRVRSICSASTYSGWLLIPIFTHFSTSVNEVNNDYLNIYPSPASDKLTIESAQSADKAIIQLIDVSGRMVMEQGFGTSSTTLDISKLQPGIYILKYLQGPTVSIQRIVKQ; the protein is encoded by the coding sequence ATGAAAAAACTGTACACCTTTTGCCGCATCACGGCCCTTTCAACTCTTTTGTTTAGCGGATCATTGAAATCGAATGGCCAGTACTGCATTACTAATCTGTACCTGACCGGCTGCACAAACAATGACTATATCCGGTCTTTTCGTACCAGCGGAGGAATGGGTGACATAATGAACCCCTCCACAGGTTGCTCAAACACAACCAACGGTTACACGTACTATAGCGCTCTTTCGCACACCACCAGCGTGGGAAACAACGTTAACTTTAGCATAGTCAACAACCCGTTCAACAATGAAAACTATTACTTTTATGTAGACTGGAACGCAGACGGCGATTTTACTGACGCAGGTGAAACGATCACAACAGGCACGGTGCCGGCCGGTGATTCCGTAACAGGAAGCTTTCCGGTTCCGCCGGGTACTACACTCGGGACAAAACGAATGAGAGCGCGGTTTGTATTTAATCCCACTACGCCTGTTACGGCATGCAGCCAGGAAAACTATGGCGAGATCGAAGATTACAATCTGAACATCGTAGCACCAGCGCCTCCATGCAATTCTCCGTCAAATGCAACAGTCAGCAACATCACCGGGGTTACCGCAGATATGACCTGGACTGCAGTACCGGGCGCTATCGGCTATGAATGGGCGATCACCACTTCTCCAACGCCCCCTTCGTCGGGCACCGGAAGTGTTACCGGAACTGCGATCGGCACAAACACGCTCACTCCAAACACAACTTATTATTTTCACTTACGCACGAAGTGTAGTGGCTTCAACCAGAGTTCTGGCTGGGTAACAAAAACTTTTACAACCACTTCGGCGCCTGCTTGCACCGCCCCGTCCAATTTTAAGGTAAACGACGTCACCACCAACTCGGTGCAGTTCAGCTGGTCTCCTTCAAGTACAGCTATAAGCTATGAATATGCTATAACTACCACCACAAATCCTCCGACAACTGGTATTCCCACAACACAATTGTCAGCCAGCATTTCATTACTGAATAGTGCAACCAAGTATTATGTACGTGTTCGAAGCATCTGTAGCGCATCAACATATTCCGGATGGCTCCTTATACCAATATTTACACATTTCTCAACTTCCGTAAATGAGGTAAACAATGACTACCTCAACATCTATCCATCTCCAGCTTCAGATAAGCTAACTATTGAGTCTGCCCAATCTGCAGATAAGGCAATAATCCAACTGATCGATGTTAGTGGAAGAATGGTCATGGAACAGGGGTTTGGCACATCGTCTACAACACTTGATATCAGCAAGCTACAACCTGGAATATATATACTAAAATACCTGCAGGGCCCTACAGTATCGATACAGCGAATTGTAAAGCAATAA
- a CDS encoding GEVED domain-containing protein — MKNLCPLVRFAAFSAVLLAGTLNSNAQYCTTNLYLTGCIDDDYIQSFRTTGGLTNITNYLTGCSNTTTAAYTYYSAHTHTTSVGNSVNYSLVNGPVYAENYYLFVDWNADGDFTDAGETIASGAVAIGDSVTGSFPVPAGTSLGTKRMRARVVYNPSSTVTACSQANYGEVEDYNLVVTTPCDPPSSATISNIASTSADMTWPAVSGAMGYDWDVTTSPTPPTMGAYNSTTTTASIATLSPATIYYFHLRTQCAAGYYSTWVTQTFTTLPPCAPPTMTIDDITTNSIKISWTPVSNAVNYEYSVLTTTPPPPSGTSTTALSATISSLNGATKYYVRLRSVCGASSYSTWQFKQAFTHYPTSVDEFNEGSLHIYPTPASDVLTIESPEHQGNAIVQLTDVSGRMVMEQETNTPTTTLNISKLQPGVYILKHMQGSAVSIHQIVKQ, encoded by the coding sequence ATGAAAAACTTATGCCCTCTTGTCCGCTTCGCGGCTTTTTCGGCAGTTCTGCTTGCTGGCACTCTAAACTCGAACGCACAGTATTGCACAACCAATCTCTACCTTACCGGCTGCATCGATGATGACTATATACAGTCATTTCGCACTACAGGTGGCTTGACCAACATTACCAACTACCTTACCGGCTGCTCTAATACAACTACAGCCGCGTATACCTACTATAGTGCCCACACCCATACTACAAGTGTTGGCAATTCGGTAAACTATAGCTTGGTCAACGGTCCTGTCTATGCGGAGAACTACTATCTTTTTGTAGACTGGAATGCAGATGGTGACTTTACTGACGCCGGTGAAACAATCGCGTCGGGCGCAGTAGCGATTGGTGATTCTGTAACAGGTAGCTTTCCTGTACCGGCAGGAACATCACTTGGCACAAAAAGGATGAGGGCAAGGGTCGTTTACAATCCCTCGTCCACGGTTACAGCCTGCAGCCAGGCAAATTATGGTGAGGTTGAAGATTATAACCTTGTAGTAACGACTCCGTGCGATCCACCCTCAAGCGCCACGATCAGCAATATTGCAAGTACCAGTGCAGACATGACATGGCCTGCAGTTTCAGGCGCTATGGGTTACGATTGGGATGTTACCACGTCTCCAACGCCACCAACAATGGGAGCTTACAATAGTACAACTACTACTGCCAGCATAGCAACATTGAGCCCTGCGACGATCTACTATTTCCATCTCCGTACTCAATGCGCCGCCGGCTATTATTCAACCTGGGTAACGCAAACTTTTACAACACTACCACCCTGCGCTCCTCCAACTATGACCATCGACGACATCACAACGAACTCCATCAAGATCAGCTGGACCCCAGTAAGCAATGCTGTCAACTATGAATACTCGGTACTGACTACCACGCCACCGCCTCCGTCGGGCACTTCGACAACCGCACTCTCGGCAACTATTTCGTCGCTGAATGGCGCTACCAAATATTACGTACGCCTTCGTAGCGTTTGCGGAGCATCGTCCTACTCTACCTGGCAGTTCAAGCAGGCATTTACGCACTACCCAACCTCGGTTGATGAATTTAATGAAGGGTCACTTCATATCTACCCTACTCCAGCGTCAGACGTATTGACAATCGAATCACCGGAACACCAAGGCAACGCGATCGTACAACTCACCGACGTTAGCGGACGAATGGTTATGGAACAAGAAACCAACACACCCACGACAACGCTAAATATCAGCAAACTGCAGCCAGGTGTTTACATCTTGAAGCATATGCAAGGATCCGCTGTATCGATACACCAAATTGTAAAACAGTAA
- a CDS encoding class I SAM-dependent methyltransferase, translating into MNTAPDYIEKNRKSWNQRTEVHVESEFYDIPGFLSGKSSLKEIELHMLGDVKGKTILHLQCHFGQDSLSLARMGAKVTGADLSDKAIEKAKELNTQMGLDADFICCDIYDLPKHLDKQFDIVFTTYGTIGWLPDLDKWAGIISHYLKPGGQFIFVDFHPVLWMFDDAVEKVGYNYFNDGPIEETQDGTYADKSAPMKIEYVGWNHSISEVVNNLIKNGLEIDSLEEFDYSPYNIFANPVEVERGKFRVAHHGNRIPLVYSIMAHKHQ; encoded by the coding sequence ATGAACACCGCACCCGATTATATTGAAAAGAACCGTAAGAGCTGGAACCAGAGAACAGAGGTACACGTTGAGTCTGAATTTTATGACATCCCCGGTTTTTTAAGCGGCAAATCATCGCTTAAGGAGATAGAACTTCACATGCTTGGCGATGTGAAAGGTAAAACTATCCTGCACTTGCAATGCCACTTTGGCCAGGATAGTTTGTCGCTGGCGAGGATGGGTGCTAAAGTAACGGGGGCGGACCTCTCGGACAAGGCAATTGAAAAAGCGAAAGAGTTGAATACTCAGATGGGGCTTGATGCCGACTTTATCTGCTGTGATATCTACGATCTGCCAAAACACCTGGATAAGCAATTTGATATTGTATTCACAACCTATGGAACGATAGGCTGGCTGCCTGATCTTGACAAATGGGCGGGAATAATATCTCACTACCTAAAACCGGGAGGACAGTTCATCTTCGTCGACTTTCATCCCGTGCTTTGGATGTTTGATGATGCCGTTGAAAAAGTTGGCTATAATTATTTCAATGACGGCCCCATCGAAGAAACGCAGGACGGAACTTATGCTGATAAAAGCGCACCAATGAAAATTGAGTATGTAGGCTGGAACCACAGCATTAGCGAGGTGGTTAACAACCTTATAAAAAACGGCCTTGAAATAGACAGTCTTGAGGAATTTGACTATTCGCCTTACAATATTTTTGCAAACCCTGTGGAAGTTGAACGGGGTAAATTTAGGGTAGCTCATCACGGCAACAGGATCCCGCTGGTCTACTCTATAATGGCTCATAAACATCAATAA
- a CDS encoding GNAT family N-acetyltransferase, with protein MIRSYIPTDRAACLDIFDSNCPKYFDPSERAFIEQWLNAQDAGQPTYPNSSADHFYVLEKNNKVIACGGFYLLNDEHAASIAWGMVHSDEHRQGYGKELFQFRVKELQKILPGAKITLDTSQQTFGFFEKMGLTVQAVTKDGYGAGLDRYDMA; from the coding sequence ATGATACGCTCGTATATACCTACTGACAGGGCTGCGTGCCTCGACATATTTGACAGCAACTGTCCAAAATATTTCGATCCTTCAGAACGCGCATTTATAGAACAGTGGCTGAACGCACAGGATGCTGGCCAACCGACTTATCCCAATTCGTCGGCCGACCATTTTTACGTGTTAGAGAAAAACAATAAGGTGATCGCTTGCGGTGGTTTTTATTTGTTGAATGACGAGCATGCAGCCAGTATTGCGTGGGGAATGGTACATAGCGACGAGCACAGACAGGGATATGGCAAAGAGCTATTTCAATTTCGTGTAAAAGAATTGCAAAAAATCCTACCCGGCGCCAAAATAACACTTGACACCAGCCAACAAACCTTTGGCTTTTTTGAAAAGATGGGCTTAACGGTGCAAGCGGTAACGAAGGATGGCTATGGAGCCGGACTTGACCGGTACGATATGGCATAA
- a CDS encoding L,D-transpeptidase, whose translation MRQALVILTMVILTTTRLFAQGYVDQQAVYPLLETQIGDIDNVPKVDWEVYIYKDHNKKDGKGQWSELLAYIKDLPGEYTGDRRYVIELTNRVTGDNMKMGQKLLIPKSFPNDWRAYSPYPFQYAAATDMPKLFIIDKSTQTFGAYEYGKLVRWGLVSTGRNDDLTPVGRYNFNWKDDYRLSSEAPEGELWEMYWMFNFDARLGMHVHQYSLPIAYPASHGCVRVSEADAKWNFGWANGWSQSGGRVSRNGTPVMVIGHNPAGRPQQWNISGEGAVSSVDLPSNMESIPLGSYAQREADWASGQ comes from the coding sequence ATGAGACAGGCTTTAGTGATATTGACGATGGTGATCCTTACCACAACACGCCTATTCGCACAGGGGTATGTTGACCAACAGGCTGTATACCCTTTGCTGGAAACACAGATCGGTGATATAGACAACGTGCCGAAAGTGGATTGGGAAGTGTACATATACAAGGATCACAACAAGAAGGACGGCAAAGGACAATGGAGCGAATTGCTTGCTTACATAAAGGATCTGCCCGGGGAGTACACTGGAGACCGCCGTTACGTAATAGAGTTGACAAACCGCGTAACGGGCGACAACATGAAAATGGGGCAAAAGCTACTGATACCTAAATCTTTCCCCAACGACTGGAGAGCTTATTCGCCTTATCCATTTCAGTATGCTGCAGCGACAGACATGCCAAAGCTGTTTATCATAGATAAGAGCACGCAGACATTCGGTGCATACGAGTATGGCAAGCTGGTACGATGGGGCCTGGTATCAACAGGACGAAACGACGACCTTACGCCGGTGGGCAGGTATAATTTCAACTGGAAGGATGATTACCGACTATCGTCGGAAGCTCCGGAAGGTGAGCTTTGGGAAATGTATTGGATGTTCAATTTTGATGCCCGCTTGGGGATGCACGTACACCAGTATTCACTGCCAATTGCCTATCCGGCGTCACACGGTTGTGTACGAGTGAGTGAGGCAGACGCAAAATGGAACTTTGGATGGGCAAATGGCTGGTCACAAAGCGGGGGCCGTGTATCACGGAACGGTACACCTGTCATGGTAATTGGACATAACCCTGCTGGCAGGCCACAGCAATGGAATATATCAGGTGAAGGTGCAGTATCGAGTGTCGATCTGCCGTCAAACATGGAATCAATCCCCCTCGGCTCATACGCTCAACGAGAAGCTGACTGGGCCAGCGGACAGTAA
- a CDS encoding phosphatase PAP2 family protein, producing the protein MRRLMSLMLCICFSSQFAIAQSQDLAASFPEKNKESILFSDEKKTEVAVDVAPQKREEGIKPRSFIMPATLIAAGAFTLVNEVKGINEFGKTTMWRDGYQDRMKIDNYTIGLPAVAVYGLNLAGIKGQHGYLDATALLFMSSAISNGVVFGTKHVTGIPRPDGSDNLSFPSGHTAQAFVAAEFMRQEYKDVSPWYGAAGYAVAIGSGMLRMYHDKHWLGDVVAGAGVGILSTRVSYWLYPKIKEALFKNSKSNMIVAPVVSKGGGLGASLVYTF; encoded by the coding sequence ATGAGGAGGCTGATGAGCTTGATGCTCTGCATTTGTTTTTCATCTCAATTTGCAATCGCGCAAAGCCAGGATCTGGCAGCGAGTTTTCCAGAAAAGAATAAGGAGAGTATTCTTTTTTCAGACGAAAAAAAGACTGAAGTAGCGGTAGACGTCGCTCCACAGAAAAGAGAAGAAGGTATCAAACCCAGATCTTTCATTATGCCGGCTACACTTATAGCCGCGGGCGCTTTTACATTGGTAAACGAAGTTAAAGGCATCAATGAGTTTGGAAAGACCACTATGTGGCGCGACGGTTACCAGGACCGGATGAAGATAGATAACTATACTATCGGTCTGCCTGCAGTAGCGGTATATGGTTTAAACCTTGCCGGTATCAAAGGTCAGCACGGTTATCTCGATGCGACAGCGCTGCTTTTCATGTCGAGCGCTATCAGTAATGGTGTTGTTTTCGGTACCAAACATGTTACCGGTATTCCTCGTCCCGATGGCTCCGATAATCTTTCTTTCCCTTCAGGTCATACTGCGCAGGCTTTCGTAGCAGCAGAATTTATGCGACAGGAGTATAAAGACGTATCGCCCTGGTACGGTGCGGCTGGCTATGCAGTAGCGATCGGTAGCGGCATGCTGCGTATGTACCACGACAAACATTGGCTGGGCGACGTTGTAGCAGGCGCGGGTGTAGGTATTTTAAGTACACGTGTATCCTACTGGTTATATCCCAAGATCAAAGAGGCATTATTTAAGAACAGTAAAAGCAATATGATAGTAGCGCCTGTGGTAAGCAAAGGCGGCGGATTAGGAGCTTCGTTAGTATATACCTTCTAG
- a CDS encoding YdeI/OmpD-associated family protein, with protein sequence MAIIDSFDRYYAQDRKTWRKWLEKNHKNAPGIWLIYYKKDSGKARVPYADAVEEALCYGWIDSTQRPLDEESYMQLFMPRKSKSGWSKLNKERIERLIAEGMMTPAGMEKIELAKQNGSWSKLDSIESFDTPVELKKALAKPANKKAKKFFDDLNIPSPKKYVIYWISSAKLPVTKDKRIAEFIESANEGRLPTRFYPKKK encoded by the coding sequence ATGGCTATAATCGACAGCTTTGACAGGTACTATGCGCAGGACAGAAAAACATGGCGCAAATGGCTAGAGAAAAACCATAAAAATGCACCGGGTATATGGTTGATCTACTATAAAAAAGATAGTGGCAAAGCTCGTGTTCCCTATGCCGACGCTGTGGAAGAAGCTTTGTGTTATGGTTGGATAGACTCCACCCAGCGCCCATTAGACGAGGAAAGCTATATGCAGTTGTTCATGCCGAGAAAATCCAAGAGCGGATGGTCGAAGTTGAACAAGGAACGCATAGAACGACTAATAGCCGAAGGCATGATGACGCCGGCTGGTATGGAGAAAATAGAACTAGCAAAACAGAATGGGAGCTGGAGCAAACTGGATAGCATTGAATCGTTCGACACTCCGGTTGAGTTGAAAAAAGCGCTAGCAAAACCAGCTAACAAAAAGGCAAAGAAGTTTTTCGATGATTTGAATATTCCCTCGCCCAAGAAATACGTCATTTACTGGATCAGCAGCGCGAAATTACCAGTGACCAAAGACAAACGCATTGCCGAGTTTATCGAGTCGGCAAACGAAGGCAGACTGCCTACCCGTTTTTATCCGAAGAAGAAGTAG
- a CDS encoding DUF2784 domain-containing protein has translation MLQFFDILLTVVHLLVIGFNLLGWIWPKTRRAHLVCVLLTAGSWLVLGIWFGWGYCPITDWQWDVKTKLGETNLPNSFIKYYADKLTGKDFDAGFIDTVTAVSFAIAGLLSLYFNFFKRKHSTSSSDKNG, from the coding sequence TTGTTACAATTTTTTGATATACTCCTGACCGTTGTTCACCTGCTGGTGATCGGGTTCAATTTGCTTGGCTGGATATGGCCTAAAACAAGGAGGGCACACCTGGTTTGTGTACTTCTTACGGCAGGTTCGTGGCTGGTGCTGGGCATCTGGTTCGGCTGGGGGTATTGCCCCATTACTGATTGGCAATGGGATGTAAAAACAAAGTTGGGAGAAACAAACCTACCCAACTCGTTTATTAAGTACTACGCTGATAAACTGACTGGCAAAGATTTTGATGCCGGCTTTATTGATACGGTGACAGCAGTTTCGTTTGCTATTGCAGGATTGCTGTCACTGTATTTCAACTTCTTCAAGAGAAAACATTCTACTTCTTCTTCGGATAAAAACGGGTAG
- a CDS encoding FKBP-type peptidyl-prolyl cis-trans isomerase yields the protein MMQIFRETPLSTCETIYLCPMGIADRLFGMKAEKAEKNLKAGQEFLAANKQKPGVVELPSGLQYEVLVEGDGPKPTEFNKVTCHYHGTLIDGTVFDSSVQRGKPAAFPLNMVIKGWTEGLQLMGVGSKYRFFIPPHLGYGDRQVSAQIGPNSTLIFDVELLGIN from the coding sequence ATGATGCAAATTTTCCGTGAAACGCCATTGTCGACCTGCGAAACTATTTACCTTTGCCCTATGGGTATAGCAGACAGACTATTTGGAATGAAAGCCGAGAAGGCTGAAAAGAATTTGAAAGCCGGACAGGAATTCCTTGCGGCCAATAAGCAAAAGCCAGGCGTCGTGGAATTGCCAAGCGGCCTCCAGTACGAGGTGTTGGTCGAAGGTGACGGTCCCAAGCCTACGGAGTTCAACAAAGTTACCTGTCACTATCATGGCACACTGATAGATGGTACAGTTTTCGACAGCTCTGTACAACGTGGTAAACCTGCAGCCTTTCCGCTGAATATGGTGATCAAGGGATGGACCGAAGGGCTTCAGCTGATGGGTGTAGGAAGCAAATACCGCTTTTTCATTCCTCCGCACCTGGGATATGGTGACAGGCAGGTAAGCGCGCAGATAGGTCCTAACAGTACGCTTATCTTCGACGTGGAGCTGCTAGGTATCAACTAG